One genomic segment of Primulina tabacum isolate GXHZ01 chromosome 9, ASM2559414v2, whole genome shotgun sequence includes these proteins:
- the LOC142504593 gene encoding methyl-CpG-binding domain-containing protein 4-like, which yields MEKSSQRNKRQSGDALKQVDIWTAQCGKCFKWRTIPTVEEYEEIRSKIIEDPFICSKKDGVTCEDPADIEYNNSRTWLMDKPNLPKTPVGFKRRVVIRRDFSRLDCYYDTPNGRVIRASTQVGRFLSDKPEYNNISVSDFSFTGPKIMEDTLPPPLS from the exons ATGGAGAAGAGCTCTCAGAGAAATAAAAGG CAATCAGGGGATGCGTTGAAACAGGTTGATATTTGGACTGCGCAGTGCGGGAAATGCTTCAAGTGGAGGACAATCCCGACTGTAGAAGAGTATGAAGAAATTCGGAGCAAAATCATCGAAGATCCCTTTATTTGTAGCAAGAAAGATGGGGTCACTTGTGAGGATCCGGCTGATATTGAGTACAATAACTCCCGGACTTGGCTCATGGACAAGCCAAATCTCCCCAAAACACCAGTTGGTTTCAAGAGAAGGGTTGTGATCCGGAGGGATTTCTCCCGATTGGATTGTTATTATGACACACCTAATGGGAGAGTAATAAGGGCTTCAACTCAAGTTGGCAGGTTCTTGAGTGACAAACCGGAGTATAATAACATCTCTGTTTCGGATTTCAGTTTCACAGGTCCGAAGATAATGGAGGACACACTTCCTCCACCTCTCAGTTAG